The Micromonas commoda chromosome 17, complete sequence genome includes the window CGCGTCGCACCCCGCCCGCTACGACGTGCGCATCGGttcccggcgcgcccgtgccggcgtcgccatctCGAATGTCGTCGgagtccgcgcggcgcgccagcgtcacccgcgcgacCTCCCCTGCCCGTGGCCGCGTCAACGATGGGCGCGACCGCCGTCGTTTTTTCTCCTCTTGCTCACGATTCGTCGCACATCGTCTCTCAACGCAgaccccgtcggcgcgccacCGTCTCAACGACGACGCTCCGCGCCGTCAGAACTATTGTGGGGCAACAGGGGACGCAAACACGTGAAACAGGAGAGGGTTCTTTGCAGGTTGCGTGACCACGTGGTGATGCGCGGGACGGTGCTCGGGTACGATCACGGGTCAGAATCGTACGGCATCCGCGGGGACCTCGACGGGGTGTTCCGGGACGTTCACGCCATGGATGTCGCGCCGATCCACCCCCCTGATCAAGGCATTCAGTCGGATACGCCGGACTTCGGAATGttcacggcgccggcgcctctGAACCCCGGtggacaccgcgggcgcgatgccgccgccgcgatcctcgGTGCGATGGCTTCGCCGcatccccgcggcgctcagggGGACGGCCAGTCGCCTGCCCAGTTGGTGCGTGAAACGCCTCCAGCGATGGCTTCGCGACCGAAGAGCCCGGCACGGCGCACGAGCGACACCGAAGTGGTTGAAGTCTCAGACGactccggcgacgatggcgatggcgagAATGGcgatcttcgccgcggcgacgttttcgacgaggacggcgacgacttcgacgaggGCATCATCGGCACCGAATCGGAgggcgagagcgacgaggaaCCGAACGGTGACGCCCCCGTTGTCGACCCCACCGGGGACTCTGATGACAGTctcagcgacagcgacggtGACGTTCAGGTTGCCGGAGGGGGTCCCAACGACGACATGGACGCCTTCAGCTCAGGCTTGGAAGTAGAGATTGTCGACGAGGTACACGTCGTTCCTGACGAGCACGAGAACCCGCCGCCTGGGCAAcatggcggcggggggcgcggcggggggcgcggcggcgccgcccaaggCGACGCTCAGCAGCGGCAAGGCCCACCACCGCCCCGCCCACCCCCTGGCTTTGCTGACACGCTTCAAGTCGCGGAAGAAGGCTGGCTCCAAACCGAAGCACGCAGCCAGGATATaaacggcgacgagggcgtcaaGCCGGGCGATTGGATCTGCCCCGCCCCTTGTCACCATCGTAACTGGAATCGCTTCATGATGTGCAAACGGTGTTGGAACCTCGGCGAACGACCAGAGGGTGTCTTCGATCCGAGGGGAGACACGAGGCTCAATGCACGCGTCATCGATGTATGGTATCGTCAACTAACCAGGAGTCGATGTTTATTTATATATACAAATCGAGACCCGTAGACTCGGCCCGGTTGTTCCTAGAGTTACCTCTCGGTAAGCGGCCGACGCTGTTTATTTCTTCCATACATTGTATGATATGATATGATATGATTAACGTGGATAATGGTGGCTCGTACACCAGCATCCATTGAGCTGGTCGTAGGCTATACCCTCGTAAAGCGATCGACTTCCCGGCTCCTTCAAGACTGCCGACGGATGTTGCCACCCCCCGCTCCGCCTTCGGTCCATCGCCTGATTCCATCCggcacgcggcggctcctGCGCCCCACCTTCCTTTGTCCTCCCCCCCTTCCATCGACTTCCCCCTTAATCCCACGGCTCGTCAAGCCGCGGGGCGGAATTGTACCTGTGGGATTCGCCAAGCGAACTTCCACAGGGGCCGGGTGGAACTCCCCCCCCAACTCCGTCCCATTGCTCGACCCCCGAGCAATGGCTCCCGGCTCACACTACACCCGAGCGCACCCTTCAGATTCAACCCTAAAAAGGATCTCCTCGTCAGGGGCGCCGGGCCGGATTTACGCCGCGGTCCCTGGGAAGGGATCgggaacgcggcgtccgcaGGGCCGGTACAGAGTCCTCGGGCAAGGGCTCCCACGACACCCTGGCAGTGGTCTTCTTTCCCACACACGCGCTCAGCACGATCCCGGCGGACGTGCTAGGGCTTGATCGGCGGCAGATTCAGTAAAGTGGGGCGGgttccgcgggcgcggggatgcACAGAGCCCACCAGGAGACGTTGTCGCCGATGGGTAACGCTCgacccgcggccgcggaaCCCTCACCAAACCACTAGGGAACATACCTTCCGTCAAGGCCCAAGCCCTCCTAcggggcgccgcgtctcCAAGGCGGGATCACGAGCCCGCCGAAAAACGTGTCTCCGGCGGGTACGCTAGGGCTTGTCCAAGATCTCGGAGATGGACGGCGATATATGGCAGCGGGGATGCACGGTGGCCCGCCGAAGACAgtgtcgtcgacgcgctaCGCTCAACCCGTCACCGTATGCCACCGTCCCAAGGCGACTGTCGTGACGCGTGCGCGGTAGGAAGTGATTCCATACATTGTAATTAAACATCAAGGTTTCTATGCACGACACTCGCGTAACTCGCGTTGACGATTCttgacgacgaccgcgcacgcgctccgACGTATTTTACCATACACATTCAACAGAAAGTTTAGGTCGGTGATCGTGAGGAGGCGGAAGACACACAGGGGAGTGAGTGCGTGCGAGGTGACGTTGACGAGAACGGCAGGTTGgggagcaggcggcggtggtgttgcgatcgcctcggccgcAGCAGCCGCCTCACATCAAGTGGTATCGTGGGTTTAGGCACCAGAAATATCCCGCTAGCTCAGGAATGAACTCGCCTTGTCCTTTGTCTACCGGACTTACTTCACCACTCACCGGATCTTGCTCGGGAAAATCCAAGTAAAACGGACAATCCTTCAGCCAACCTTTACTATCCAACCCACTTTTTAACAACTTCATGCTTCTGAGCAGTGTGCGTTTCAACAAATATTGATTTGACTCTCTATGTCATAACTTGCAAAGTGCTTTCGTCTCCAAAAAGTTGGTCTTCGCAGCCGTTACAGTCGATGTCAACATGATCGATCATCCAAAACTGGGACAACAAGGTTCCTAGCGAAAATGTAGAGACCCTGCTCGCGGTATCATTGACACCTCTTCCATAAAATCCTCCGTAAGATAGTGCGTTGTTCTTGCGTGATAGTTGAGTTTCGGCATCTTTTGTCGATACAGCGCCATGATACAGGTATGCTGTGCTGTGGGAAAGACCAATCAATTCGAGCGTGGCACGGGCATATTCGACGGTGAGGGGATCGGCTTCGACACAGGATGCTGTAACAGGAATGTATGGTCTGTTCATCACGAAAAATCGAAAAGCATCGATTATCCATTTGCATGTCCCACCACCGAGTTCGAACATCACAaaactcgcgcgcgcggcttcAAGCGCTGCCATCATTAACGTAGCTCGCTGGTAGTAGTCCACGCTGTCGACATCACTGCG containing:
- a CDS encoding predicted protein, encoding MRDDNHRRRASKRNGGADADYASPGELRGIASHPARYDVRIGSRRARAGVAISNVVGVRAARQRHPRDLPCPWPRQRWARPPSFFLLLLTIRRTSSLNADPVGAPPSQRRRSAPSELLWGNRGRKHVKQERVLCRLRDHVVMRGTVLGYDHGSESYGIRGDLDGVFRDVHAMDVAPIHPPDQGIQSDTPDFGMFTAPAPLNPGGHRGRDAAAAILGAMASPHPRGAQGDGQSPAQLVRETPPAMASRPKSPARRTSDTEVVEVSDDSGDDGDGENGDLRRGDVFDEDGDDFDEGIIGTESEGESDEEPNGDAPVVDPTGDSDDSLSDSDGDVQVAGGGPNDDMDAFSSGLEVEIVDEVHVVPDEHENPPPGQHGGGGRGGGRGGAAQGDAQQRQGPPPPRPPPGFADTLQVAEEGWLQTEARSQDINGDEGVKPGDWICPAPCHHRNWNRFMMCKRCWNLGERPEGVFDPRGDTRLNARVIDVWYRQLTRSRCLFIYTNRDP